One Paraburkholderia agricolaris DNA segment encodes these proteins:
- a CDS encoding MFS transporter small subunit, with amino-acid sequence MSTVQAVHPTNKVKLAVFWLYVTLPLAWGVINTLTQAMKLFK; translated from the coding sequence ATGTCGACCGTTCAAGCCGTTCATCCGACCAACAAGGTCAAGCTCGCCGTCTTCTGGCTGTATGTGACGCTGCCGCTGGCATGGGGCGTGATCAATACGCTCACGCAGGCGATGAAGCTGTTCAAGTAA
- a CDS encoding DUF3830 family protein: MTRLRITSCGHVFTAETHPDAPQTVAAFLKLLPYRQKLIHVRWSGEGCWVPLGDFKLENDGAAVGFENHTSHPSVGDILFYPGGYSETEIILAYGSCCFASKLGQLAGNHFLTIVEGKEKLRELGTKVLWEGAQDVLFEKI; encoded by the coding sequence ATGACCCGACTTCGAATTACCTCCTGCGGCCATGTCTTTACCGCCGAAACGCATCCTGACGCGCCGCAAACGGTGGCCGCTTTTCTGAAGCTCTTGCCGTACCGTCAGAAGCTCATTCACGTGCGCTGGAGCGGCGAGGGTTGCTGGGTTCCGCTTGGCGACTTCAAACTCGAAAACGACGGCGCGGCGGTCGGCTTCGAAAATCATACGAGCCATCCGTCGGTTGGCGACATCCTGTTCTATCCGGGCGGTTACAGCGAAACGGAGATCATCCTCGCGTACGGGTCGTGCTGCTTCGCGAGCAAGCTGGGCCAGCTCGCGGGCAATCACTTCCTGACGATCGTCGAAGGCAAGGAAAAGCTGCGCGAACTTGGTACGAAGGTGCTGTGGGAAGGCGCACAGGATGTGCTGTTCGAGAAAATCTGA
- a CDS encoding AraC family transcriptional regulator — MAKIPRLTTTLAYDRYMAGKKLVSSVDRPWRHLVLRSYLEPAEQELLEAPGLQDVTLMTLGSGAEHLERNVNGHWESAELRMGDVWYVPPVPVSWRWRSISDEPLSTVHLHLERSLIDSVADQMELGGSRELSLGDAMQFHDPLIAAMLGALHRAAGDPTDSRLYVDALAHALAAHLLQHYSRGPRVGCLPPHPERLVPRRIRRVTDYIRANLAADLAIGELAAQAGLSNFHFARVFRRETGETPHQFVTRLRLEEAARLLRATDLPVLQIALAVGYENASHFSVQFKRGYGVTPLAYRLRG; from the coding sequence ATGGCAAAAATTCCAAGGCTGACAACGACGCTTGCCTACGACCGCTATATGGCGGGAAAAAAACTGGTGTCGAGCGTGGATCGCCCGTGGCGGCACCTGGTGCTGCGCTCGTACCTCGAACCGGCCGAGCAGGAACTGCTGGAAGCACCTGGCCTGCAGGACGTCACGTTGATGACGCTCGGCAGCGGCGCCGAACACCTCGAGCGCAACGTGAATGGGCACTGGGAGAGCGCCGAGCTGCGCATGGGCGACGTCTGGTACGTGCCGCCCGTGCCGGTCTCGTGGCGCTGGCGTTCGATCAGCGATGAGCCGCTGTCGACCGTCCATTTGCACCTGGAGCGCAGCCTGATCGACAGCGTTGCCGACCAGATGGAACTGGGCGGCTCACGCGAGCTGTCGTTGGGCGACGCGATGCAGTTTCACGATCCACTGATCGCCGCGATGCTCGGCGCGCTGCATCGCGCCGCGGGCGACCCCACCGACTCGCGGCTGTATGTCGACGCGCTGGCCCACGCGCTCGCCGCTCATTTACTGCAACACTATTCGCGCGGCCCTCGCGTGGGCTGCTTGCCGCCGCATCCCGAGCGCCTGGTGCCGCGCCGTATCCGGCGTGTAACCGATTACATCCGTGCCAATCTTGCCGCCGATCTGGCCATTGGCGAACTGGCCGCACAGGCCGGTTTAAGTAACTTTCATTTTGCTCGGGTGTTTCGCCGCGAGACCGGTGAAACGCCTCATCAGTTCGTTACGCGTTTGCGGCTCGAGGAGGCCGCGAGATTGCTGCGCGCCACCGATCTGCCGGTGCTGCAAATCGCGCTTGCGGTTGGTTACGAGAACGCCAGTCATTTCTCCGTGCAGTTCAAACGTGGCTACGGCGTGACGCCGCTTGCCTACCGGCTGCGCGGCTGA